Proteins from a single region of Hymenobacter aquaticus:
- a CDS encoding sensor histidine kinase has protein sequence MKLQQKLVLLTTLSKALMAAVLLLALPWLVESLAMRHTDESLRGEQRQVMRRIGQVGIGSFLTESYPGRKVHYDLLQDEFIDLRHATTTQPDTVATLPRQRHGSLVDFRVLRHTFQMNGQAYVLEIGKSIASVEDVYALLRSLAAYALAFAVLTTLLIELGVINYLLRPVDQIVERLRAVQGPTPPPLPPLRTTTSDFKYLDATIRRMLQKIKLVFEQEREFIANASHELLTPVSILQNRFENMLQAEILPEEAEQQIVTSQRTLHRLTATLRTLLMISRIENEQYARNDTVAVRTVLQEVVAELEDRIADENLTLEWDLAGDPRVVSANASLLFTFFYNLLSNAVKYNHTGGLIRLTGQQQPGQPYLLQVFNTGRPIPAEHLPHLFERFRRAANVHTTEGYGLGLALVRTIAQFHAFRLEVASHEAGTTFSIWLPTATLAG, from the coding sequence GTGAAGCTCCAGCAAAAGCTCGTCCTGCTGACCACCCTGTCGAAGGCCCTGATGGCGGCGGTGCTGCTGCTGGCGTTGCCCTGGCTGGTCGAAAGCTTGGCCATGCGCCACACCGACGAGTCGTTGCGCGGGGAGCAGCGCCAGGTGATGCGCCGCATCGGGCAGGTGGGCATCGGGAGCTTCCTGACCGAGTCGTACCCCGGCCGCAAGGTGCACTACGACCTGCTCCAGGACGAGTTTATTGACCTGCGCCACGCCACCACTACCCAGCCCGACACGGTGGCGACCCTGCCCCGGCAGCGGCACGGCTCCCTGGTCGATTTTCGGGTGCTGCGCCACACGTTCCAAATGAATGGGCAGGCCTACGTGCTAGAAATCGGCAAAAGCATTGCCTCGGTGGAAGACGTGTACGCCCTGCTCCGCTCCCTGGCCGCCTACGCCCTGGCCTTCGCCGTGCTGACGACGCTACTGATTGAGCTGGGTGTAATCAACTACCTGCTGCGGCCCGTCGACCAGATTGTGGAGCGGCTGCGGGCCGTGCAGGGCCCCACGCCCCCGCCCCTGCCGCCGCTGCGCACCACCACGTCCGACTTTAAGTACCTGGACGCGACGATTCGGCGCATGCTGCAGAAAATAAAGCTGGTGTTTGAGCAGGAGCGCGAGTTCATTGCCAACGCCTCCCACGAGCTGCTCACGCCGGTGAGTATTCTGCAAAACCGCTTCGAGAACATGCTACAGGCCGAAATCCTGCCCGAAGAGGCCGAGCAGCAGATCGTCACCTCGCAGCGCACCCTGCACCGGCTCACGGCCACGCTGCGCACCCTGCTCATGATTTCACGCATCGAAAACGAGCAGTACGCCCGCAACGACACGGTGGCCGTGCGCACGGTGCTGCAGGAAGTGGTAGCCGAGCTGGAGGACCGCATTGCCGACGAAAACCTGACCCTGGAGTGGGACCTGGCCGGCGACCCGCGCGTTGTGTCGGCCAACGCCAGCCTGCTGTTTACCTTTTTCTACAACCTGCTCAGCAACGCAGTGAAGTACAACCACACCGGCGGCCTGATCCGGCTGACGGGGCAGCAGCAGCCGGGCCAGCCCTACCTGCTCCAGGTATTCAACACCGGCCGCCCCATTCCGGCCGAGCACCTGCCCCACCTGTTCGAGCGGTTCCGGCGGGCGGCCAACGTGCACACCACCGAAGGCTACGGCCTGGGGTTGGCCCTGGTGCGCACCATCGCACAGTTTCACGCCTTTCGCCTGGAGGTGGCCTCCCACGAGGCCGGCACCACCTTTTCCATCTGGCTGCCCACGGCCACGCTGGCCGGGTAA
- a CDS encoding MaoC family dehydratase produces MSTVIINSLKELEQYEGQELGVSEYHTITQEQINQFAAATLDFQWIHTEPEKARAESPFGATIAHGYLTVSLLPYLWTQIVQIENLKMQVNYEIESLRFNQAVTVNSEVRLRAKLLTVKDLRGIAKARIEVTMEVKDARKPAYSGVITFLYHFL; encoded by the coding sequence ATGAGCACGGTAATCATCAACAGCCTCAAGGAGCTGGAGCAATACGAGGGCCAGGAGCTGGGCGTCTCGGAGTACCACACCATCACCCAGGAGCAGATCAACCAGTTTGCCGCCGCCACGCTCGACTTCCAGTGGATTCATACCGAGCCCGAAAAAGCCCGGGCCGAGTCGCCGTTTGGCGCTACCATTGCCCACGGCTACCTCACGGTGTCGTTGCTGCCGTATCTGTGGACGCAGATCGTGCAGATTGAAAACCTGAAAATGCAGGTGAACTACGAAATCGAAAGCCTGCGCTTCAATCAGGCCGTGACGGTAAACAGCGAGGTGCGGCTGCGGGCCAAGCTGCTCACGGTGAAAGACCTGCGCGGCATCGCCAAAGCCCGCATCGAGGTGACGATGGAGGTAAAAGACGCCAGAAAACCCGCGTACAGCGGCGTCATTACGTTTCTGTACCACTTTCTGTAA
- the paaE gene encoding 1,2-phenylacetyl-CoA epoxidase subunit PaaE yields the protein MSRFHKVRIKRIEKETPDSVVVSLDVPEDLRDTFRFTQGQYLTFRRDHNGEELRRSYSICSSPLENEWQVAIKKVPEGRFSSSAVDTFRVGEELDVMPPAGHFYTELHPEQAKHYVMFAAGSGITPVFSIIKTVLLTEPQSQVTLIYGNRGRNSIIFKEGIEALKNKFLKRLSVYHILSREQGDTDLLFGRIDQAKAELFLQKILPPSQIDECFICGPEEMILGVKAALTGAGVAPEKIHFEMFGTAGGGKTQAGPAKVRPAGEDDKHSQVTVQLDGNTRILEMSYYGNTILDALLETGVDAPYSCKNGMCSTCRCRVVEGQVEMDVNYSLSDTEVAKGYVLSCQARPTSEKVKVDFDQ from the coding sequence ATGAGTCGATTTCACAAAGTCCGCATCAAGCGCATCGAAAAGGAAACGCCCGACAGCGTGGTGGTATCGTTGGACGTGCCCGAGGACCTGCGCGACACCTTCCGCTTCACCCAGGGCCAGTACCTCACCTTTCGGCGGGACCACAACGGCGAGGAATTGCGCCGCTCCTACTCGATTTGCAGCAGCCCCTTGGAAAACGAGTGGCAGGTGGCCATCAAGAAAGTGCCCGAGGGCCGGTTTTCCTCCTCGGCCGTGGACACTTTCAGGGTGGGCGAGGAGCTGGACGTGATGCCGCCGGCCGGCCACTTCTACACCGAGCTCCACCCCGAGCAGGCCAAGCACTACGTCATGTTTGCGGCCGGCAGCGGCATTACGCCGGTGTTCAGCATCATCAAAACCGTGCTGCTGACCGAGCCCCAGAGCCAGGTCACGCTCATCTACGGCAACCGGGGCCGCAACTCCATCATCTTCAAGGAGGGCATTGAGGCGCTCAAGAACAAGTTTCTCAAGCGCCTGAGCGTGTACCACATCCTGAGCCGGGAGCAAGGCGACACCGACCTGCTCTTCGGCCGCATCGACCAAGCCAAAGCCGAGCTGTTCCTGCAGAAAATCCTGCCCCCGAGCCAGATCGACGAGTGCTTTATCTGCGGCCCCGAAGAAATGATTCTGGGCGTAAAAGCCGCCCTGACCGGCGCTGGCGTGGCCCCGGAGAAGATTCACTTCGAAATGTTCGGCACCGCCGGCGGCGGCAAAACCCAGGCTGGCCCGGCCAAAGTGCGCCCCGCTGGCGAAGACGACAAGCACAGCCAGGTAACGGTGCAGCTCGACGGCAACACCCGCATTCTGGAAATGTCGTACTACGGCAATACGATTCTGGACGCCCTGCTCGAAACCGGCGTGGATGCGCCCTACTCCTGCAAAAACGGCATGTGCAGCACCTGCCGCTGCCGGGTGGTGGAAGGCCAGGTGGAAATGGACGTCAACTACTCCCTCTCCGACACCGAAGTGGCCAAAGGCTACGTCCTCTCCTGCCAGGCCCGGCCTACTTCGGAGAAGGTGAAAGTGGATTTTGACCAGTAA
- a CDS encoding response regulator transcription factor: MNVLIVEDDEALAQELALYLQHEHYHCDFARTGASASEKLYVNEYDFVLLDLGLPDQDGLQLLAEARQQHNSQASIIILSARGSVDDRISGLQLGADDYLPKPYSLMELASRMQAITRRKHGVTQDTLSFGDFVINLSERTLRHGSTEVVLTRREFDLLHYLLLHRGRVLTRMQLSEHIWGNMISDRDDHDSNFIDVHVKNIRKKLAAHDPRDWVDTVRGIGYRFKPTQEA, from the coding sequence ATGAACGTGCTGATTGTTGAAGACGATGAGGCCCTGGCCCAGGAGCTGGCGCTGTATCTGCAACACGAACACTACCACTGCGACTTTGCCCGCACCGGCGCCTCGGCCTCGGAAAAGCTCTACGTCAACGAATACGACTTCGTGCTGCTGGACCTGGGCCTGCCCGACCAGGACGGCCTGCAGCTGCTGGCCGAAGCCCGGCAGCAGCACAACAGCCAGGCCTCCATCATTATTCTGAGCGCCCGGGGCTCGGTCGACGACCGGATCAGCGGCCTGCAGCTGGGCGCCGACGACTACCTGCCCAAGCCCTACTCCCTGATGGAGCTGGCCTCGCGCATGCAGGCCATTACGCGGCGCAAACACGGCGTCACGCAGGACACGCTCTCATTCGGCGACTTCGTCATCAACCTCAGTGAAAGAACGTTGCGCCACGGCAGCACCGAGGTGGTGCTCACCCGCCGCGAGTTCGACCTGCTGCACTACCTGCTGCTGCACCGGGGCCGGGTGCTCACCCGCATGCAGCTCAGCGAGCATATCTGGGGCAACATGATCAGCGACCGGGACGACCACGACTCCAACTTCATCGACGTGCACGTGAAGAATATCCGCAAGAAGCTGGCCGCCCACGACCCGCGCGACTGGGTCGACACGGTGCGCGGCATCGGCTACCGGTTTAAGCCCACCCAGGAGGCGTGA
- a CDS encoding YitT family protein yields MTSVPAPGPQPANLTEKIKNFGLIVLGILCAGMGLKGFLLSSHFIDGGVTGISMLISASLNVPLSWLLLIINLPFVVLGYRQIGLGFALKSAAAIAGLALCLVVVPYPDVTKDLLLTAVFGGVFIGAGIGLAMRGGAVLDGTEVAALLINKHTPLLKVSDVILVLNIFIFAVAAFVLGVQAALYSILTYVSASKTLDFLLNGIEQYTGVTIISAQSEAIRHAITTTLGRGVTIYQGKRGFGKRGGQDMDMDIVFTVVTRLELPQLRTEIRRIDPQAFVIQHSIDDAEGGMVKKRPFH; encoded by the coding sequence ATGACTTCCGTTCCCGCCCCCGGCCCTCAACCCGCCAACCTGACCGAGAAAATCAAAAACTTCGGCCTTATCGTGCTGGGCATTCTGTGCGCGGGCATGGGCCTGAAAGGCTTTTTGCTCAGCAGCCACTTCATTGATGGTGGCGTAACGGGCATTTCCATGCTGATTTCGGCCAGCCTGAACGTGCCGCTGTCCTGGCTGCTGCTCATCATCAACCTGCCCTTCGTGGTGCTGGGCTACCGTCAGATCGGGCTGGGCTTTGCCCTGAAAAGCGCCGCCGCCATTGCCGGCCTGGCCTTGTGCCTGGTGGTGGTGCCCTACCCCGACGTGACCAAGGATTTGCTGCTCACCGCCGTTTTTGGCGGGGTCTTTATCGGGGCCGGTATCGGGCTGGCCATGCGGGGCGGGGCCGTGCTCGACGGCACCGAGGTGGCCGCCCTGCTCATCAACAAGCACACGCCCCTGCTGAAGGTGAGCGACGTGATTCTGGTGCTCAACATCTTCATTTTCGCCGTGGCGGCCTTCGTGCTGGGCGTGCAGGCGGCCCTCTACTCCATTCTGACCTACGTATCGGCCTCCAAAACCTTGGACTTTCTGCTCAACGGCATCGAGCAATACACCGGCGTCACGATTATTTCGGCCCAGAGCGAGGCCATCCGGCACGCCATTACCACCACGCTGGGCCGGGGCGTCACGATTTACCAGGGCAAGCGGGGCTTTGGCAAGCGTGGCGGCCAGGATATGGACATGGACATCGTGTTTACCGTCGTGACCCGCCTGGAGCTGCCCCAGCTGCGCACCGAAATCCGCCGCATCGACCCGCAGGCCTTCGTCATTCAGCACAGCATCGACGACGCGGAAGGCGGCATGGTGAAAAAGCGGCCGTTTCACTAG
- a CDS encoding cation:proton antiporter, whose amino-acid sequence MPVYTTTLVILGVAILGVAWLPSLLEKYPLSYPVIYLALGMGLYSLPLDLPTDPFQHQTLVTHLAELCVLIALTGTGLKIDRPFSFRTWRTPLLLVLVLMVLTIAALTLAGWAIAGLPLASALLLAAALAPTDPVLAGDVQVGDPGEGREDNVRFALTGEAGLNDGLAFPFVYLALALLPATGALSAKLGHWLWLDVLYRTGAALVLGILSGKLLAYLIFNLPKRVSIKAGAYGFVALAVTLITYGITELVHGYGFLAVFVAAVALRSRERRHEYHKHMHAFTDQLERLFIVVILILFGGAVVRGLLAPLTWPGVALGLLLVLVIRPLGGLLTLARSPRVTLAERGVISFFGIRGIGSIFYLAFALEKADFPGARQLWAIAGFTILVSISLHGILATPVMNWLDRRHGRKITAELSEPVEAE is encoded by the coding sequence ATGCCTGTCTACACCACCACGCTGGTCATTCTGGGAGTGGCTATTCTGGGCGTTGCCTGGCTGCCCTCGCTGCTGGAGAAATACCCGCTGTCCTACCCCGTAATCTACCTGGCGCTGGGCATGGGGCTTTACAGCCTGCCCCTGGATTTGCCCACCGACCCGTTTCAGCACCAAACCCTGGTAACTCACCTGGCCGAGCTCTGCGTGCTGATTGCCCTGACCGGCACGGGCCTGAAAATTGACCGGCCTTTCTCCTTCCGGACCTGGCGCACGCCCCTGCTGCTGGTGCTGGTGCTGATGGTACTGACCATTGCCGCCTTGACGCTGGCGGGCTGGGCCATTGCGGGCCTGCCCCTGGCCAGCGCCCTGCTGCTGGCTGCCGCCCTGGCCCCCACCGACCCCGTGCTGGCCGGCGACGTGCAGGTGGGCGACCCGGGCGAGGGGCGCGAAGACAACGTGCGCTTTGCCCTGACCGGCGAAGCGGGCCTCAACGACGGGCTGGCCTTTCCCTTCGTGTACCTGGCCCTGGCCCTGCTGCCGGCCACCGGCGCGCTGTCGGCCAAGCTCGGGCACTGGCTGTGGCTGGACGTGCTCTACCGCACCGGCGCGGCGCTGGTGCTGGGCATCCTGTCGGGCAAGCTGCTGGCCTATTTGATTTTCAACCTGCCCAAGCGCGTCAGCATTAAGGCCGGGGCTTACGGCTTCGTGGCCCTGGCCGTCACGCTCATCACCTACGGCATTACGGAGCTGGTGCACGGCTACGGCTTTCTGGCCGTGTTTGTCGCGGCCGTGGCGCTACGCAGCCGGGAGCGGCGCCACGAGTACCACAAGCACATGCACGCCTTCACCGACCAGCTCGAGCGGCTGTTCATCGTCGTGATTCTCATCCTGTTTGGCGGGGCCGTGGTGCGCGGCCTGCTGGCCCCGCTTACCTGGCCGGGGGTGGCGCTGGGGCTGCTGCTGGTGCTGGTTATCCGGCCCCTGGGCGGCCTACTGACGCTTGCCCGCTCCCCGCGCGTGACCCTGGCCGAGCGCGGCGTCATCTCCTTTTTTGGTATTCGCGGCATTGGCTCCATCTTTTACCTGGCCTTTGCCCTGGAAAAAGCCGACTTTCCCGGCGCCCGCCAGCTGTGGGCCATTGCGGGCTTCACCATCCTGGTTTCCATCAGCTTACACGGCATCCTGGCTACGCCGGTCATGAACTGGCTGGACCGCCGCCACGGCCGCAAAATCACGGCCGAGCTTAGCGAGCCGGTCGAAGCCGAGTAA
- the paaC gene encoding 1,2-phenylacetyl-CoA epoxidase subunit PaaC — protein sequence MQVAPSETAALNSYSPERRQQLFSYVLQLADTSLILGHRLSEWCGHGPVLEQDLAMANIALDLLGETRSLYQYAAELEGKGRTEDDLAFLRLAVEYRNPLLVEQPNGDFADTVTRQFLFDNFHYHFLRELKTSPDERLAAIAEKAVKEAAYHLKWSSEWMIRLGDGTEESRKRLDKALDTLWRYSGELTKPTATEQALQAAGIIPDYATLLPAMEAHLHHVFQEATVPVPQGVFMMTGGKEGRHTEHLGYILAELQYMQRTYPGMQW from the coding sequence ATGCAAGTTGCCCCTTCCGAAACCGCCGCCCTGAACTCGTACTCGCCCGAACGGCGGCAGCAGCTGTTCAGCTACGTGCTGCAATTGGCCGATACCAGCCTGATTCTGGGCCACCGCCTCTCGGAATGGTGCGGGCACGGGCCGGTGCTGGAGCAGGACCTGGCCATGGCCAACATTGCCCTCGACTTGCTGGGCGAAACCCGCAGCCTCTACCAGTACGCCGCCGAGCTGGAAGGAAAGGGCCGCACCGAAGACGACCTGGCCTTTTTGCGCCTGGCGGTGGAGTACCGGAACCCGCTGCTGGTGGAGCAACCCAACGGCGACTTCGCCGACACCGTGACCCGGCAGTTCTTGTTCGACAACTTCCACTACCACTTTCTGCGGGAGCTTAAAACCAGCCCCGATGAGCGCCTGGCCGCCATTGCCGAAAAGGCCGTGAAGGAAGCCGCTTACCATTTGAAATGGAGCTCGGAGTGGATGATCCGCCTCGGCGACGGCACGGAGGAAAGCCGCAAGCGCCTCGACAAAGCCCTGGATACCCTCTGGCGCTACTCCGGCGAATTGACCAAGCCCACGGCTACCGAACAGGCCCTGCAAGCGGCCGGTATCATCCCTGATTACGCCACGTTGCTGCCCGCTATGGAAGCCCACCTGCACCACGTGTTTCAGGAAGCCACCGTGCCCGTGCCCCAGGGCGTGTTCATGATGACCGGCGGCAAGGAAGGCCGGCACACTGAGCACCTGGGCTATATTCTGGCCGAGCTGCAATACATGCAGCGCACTTATCCGGGCATGCAATGGTAA
- the paaA gene encoding 1,2-phenylacetyl-CoA epoxidase subunit PaaA — translation METVEINLEEQFQARIDADVRIEPKDWMPDAYRKTLIRQISQHAHSELVGMLPEGNWITRAPSLKRKSILLSKVQDEAGHGLYLYSAAETLGASRDQMLADLHSGKAKYSSIFNYPTLSWADMGTVGWLVDGAAILNQVPLCRTSYGPYARAMVRVCKEESFHQRQGFEIMQTLCEGAPEQKAMAQEALNRWWWPTLMMFGPKDADSPNTEQSMKWRIKRFTNDELRQKFVDMMVPQAEFLGLTVPDPALKWNETKKGYDFGDVNWEEFWNVVKGNGMCNKDRLGARVKAHEEGAWVREAALAHAKKRAERAETQAA, via the coding sequence ATGGAAACGGTAGAAATCAACCTCGAAGAGCAGTTTCAGGCCCGCATCGACGCGGACGTCCGCATTGAGCCCAAAGACTGGATGCCAGATGCGTACCGCAAGACGCTGATCCGGCAAATTTCCCAGCACGCCCACTCCGAGCTGGTCGGCATGCTGCCCGAAGGCAACTGGATTACCCGGGCCCCTTCGCTGAAGCGCAAGTCCATCCTGCTGAGCAAAGTGCAGGACGAAGCCGGCCACGGCCTCTACCTCTACTCGGCCGCCGAAACCCTGGGCGCCTCGCGCGACCAGATGCTGGCCGACCTGCACTCGGGCAAGGCTAAATATTCCAGCATTTTCAACTACCCTACCCTGAGCTGGGCCGATATGGGTACCGTGGGCTGGCTCGTGGATGGGGCCGCCATTCTGAACCAGGTGCCGCTCTGCCGCACCTCGTATGGCCCCTACGCCCGGGCTATGGTGCGGGTGTGCAAGGAAGAAAGTTTCCACCAGCGCCAGGGCTTCGAAATCATGCAGACCCTGTGCGAGGGCGCGCCCGAGCAGAAAGCCATGGCCCAGGAAGCCCTGAACCGCTGGTGGTGGCCCACGCTGATGATGTTTGGCCCCAAGGACGCCGACTCGCCCAACACCGAGCAGAGCATGAAGTGGCGCATCAAGCGCTTCACCAACGACGAGCTGCGCCAGAAATTCGTGGACATGATGGTGCCCCAGGCCGAGTTCCTGGGCCTGACTGTACCCGACCCCGCGCTGAAGTGGAACGAAACCAAAAAGGGTTACGACTTCGGCGACGTGAACTGGGAGGAATTCTGGAACGTGGTGAAGGGTAACGGCATGTGCAACAAGGACCGCCTCGGGGCCCGCGTCAAAGCCCACGAGGAAGGTGCCTGGGTGCGCGAAGCCGCCCTGGCCCACGCCAAAAAGCGCGCCGAGCGCGCCGAAACGCAGGCCGCGTAA
- a CDS encoding phenylacetate--CoA ligase family protein, with protein MLFQPEIERMPLAQLRELQNTRLKRQVEYVYHRVPFYKAKFDALGIHPSTFQGLTDLTRLGFTRKTDFRDNYPFGLFAVPQPEVARLHCSSGTTGKATVVGYTAQDLNIFAEVVARSLAAAGCRPGMKLQNAYGYGLFTGGLGIHYGAEKLGLTVIPVSGGGTDRQLQLLQDFRPEIICATPSYAQVLAEEIQRRGIAPEALNLQYAALGAEPWTETIRQQVESGLRVQATNIYGLSEIMGPGVSQEDVNERGTGSYVWEDHFLPEIVDKDTGEPVAEGELGVLVFTTLTKQAMPILRYWTNDITNLYYGESRSRTHVKMGPIRGRADDMLIIRGVNFFPTQVEDILRGLDHVSPYYQVVASRRGSLDEVEVSVEISEELMRGLELAAVTEAAVAQHECLRTLRGTLAKKIKDNIGLSMHVQLLGFGQLPRSEGGKLSRVRDLRDLNQAHRA; from the coding sequence ATGCTCTTCCAACCTGAAATCGAACGGATGCCTCTCGCCCAGCTGCGGGAGCTACAGAATACGCGCCTCAAGCGGCAGGTCGAGTACGTATACCACCGGGTGCCTTTTTACAAGGCCAAGTTCGACGCGCTGGGCATTCACCCCTCTACTTTCCAAGGCCTGACCGACCTTACCCGGCTGGGCTTTACCCGCAAAACCGACTTCCGCGACAATTACCCCTTCGGCCTGTTTGCCGTGCCCCAGCCCGAAGTGGCCCGTCTGCACTGCTCCAGCGGCACTACCGGCAAGGCCACCGTGGTGGGCTACACGGCTCAGGACCTCAATATTTTCGCCGAGGTGGTGGCCCGCTCCCTGGCCGCGGCGGGCTGCCGGCCGGGCATGAAGCTGCAGAATGCCTACGGCTACGGCCTGTTTACCGGCGGCTTGGGTATTCACTACGGGGCCGAAAAGCTGGGCCTCACCGTCATTCCCGTCTCGGGCGGCGGCACCGACCGGCAGTTGCAGCTGCTCCAGGATTTCCGGCCCGAAATCATCTGCGCCACGCCGTCCTACGCCCAGGTGCTGGCCGAGGAAATTCAGCGGCGTGGCATTGCCCCCGAGGCGCTGAACCTGCAATATGCCGCCCTCGGGGCCGAGCCCTGGACAGAAACCATCCGCCAGCAGGTGGAAAGCGGGCTGCGGGTGCAGGCTACCAATATCTACGGGCTGAGCGAAATTATGGGGCCGGGCGTGTCGCAGGAAGACGTGAACGAGCGGGGCACGGGCAGCTACGTCTGGGAAGACCACTTCCTGCCCGAAATCGTGGACAAAGACACCGGGGAGCCGGTGGCCGAGGGGGAGCTGGGCGTGCTGGTGTTCACCACCCTGACCAAGCAGGCCATGCCCATTCTGCGCTACTGGACCAACGACATTACCAACCTCTACTACGGCGAGTCCCGGAGCCGCACCCACGTGAAAATGGGCCCCATCCGCGGCCGCGCCGACGATATGCTCATCATTCGCGGCGTCAACTTCTTTCCTACCCAGGTCGAGGATATTCTGCGGGGACTGGACCACGTGAGCCCGTACTACCAGGTGGTGGCCTCCCGCCGCGGCAGCCTCGACGAGGTGGAAGTCAGCGTGGAAATCAGTGAGGAGCTGATGCGCGGCCTGGAACTGGCCGCCGTGACCGAAGCCGCCGTGGCGCAGCACGAGTGCCTGCGCACCTTGCGGGGCACGTTGGCCAAGAAAATCAAGGACAACATTGGCCTGAGCATGCACGTGCAGCTGCTGGGCTTTGGGCAGCTGCCGCGCAGTGAGGGCGGCAAGCTCAGCCGGGTGCGCGACCTGCGCGACCTGAACCAGGCGCATCGTGCATAA
- the paaB gene encoding 1,2-phenylacetyl-CoA epoxidase subunit PaaB, which produces MNQSEWPLWEVFIRSKQGLDHKHVGSLHAADATMAIQNARDVYTRRLEGISIWVVESQHVHASNPDDAEAFYDPANDKVYRHPTFYQVPDSIKHM; this is translated from the coding sequence ATGAACCAATCCGAATGGCCGCTGTGGGAAGTTTTCATCCGCAGCAAGCAGGGCCTCGACCATAAGCACGTGGGCAGCCTGCACGCCGCCGACGCCACCATGGCCATCCAGAATGCCCGCGACGTGTACACCCGCCGCCTCGAAGGCATCAGCATCTGGGTCGTGGAAAGCCAGCACGTGCACGCCTCCAACCCCGACGACGCCGAGGCCTTCTACGACCCGGCCAACGACAAAGTGTATCGGCACCCGACCTTCTACCAGGTTCCGGACTCCATCAAGCACATGTAA
- a CDS encoding TetR/AcrR family transcriptional regulator, whose protein sequence is MAKKAKTNKRQVILEEAAKLFKAKGFGGTSMRDLGSQVGMEAASMYNHISSKDDILESICFHVSNTYISQLHEIEQLPVSYVDKLKALIRLHIRLMIEDGAAVSVANNDWKYLSPDKLQQFKDARKTYEKGFAELIEQGIAAGEFQPVNVSVALFTILSAVRWVELWYRPGRGITAEELEENIMTILLNGLAK, encoded by the coding sequence ATGGCTAAAAAAGCGAAAACCAACAAACGGCAGGTAATTCTGGAAGAAGCCGCCAAGCTCTTCAAAGCCAAGGGCTTCGGCGGCACTTCCATGCGCGACCTGGGCTCCCAGGTGGGCATGGAGGCGGCCAGCATGTACAACCACATCAGCTCCAAGGACGACATTCTGGAAAGCATCTGCTTTCACGTCTCGAACACCTACATTTCCCAGCTCCACGAAATCGAGCAACTGCCGGTATCCTACGTCGACAAGCTCAAGGCCCTGATCCGCCTCCACATTCGCCTCATGATTGAGGACGGCGCGGCCGTGTCGGTGGCCAACAACGACTGGAAATACCTCAGCCCCGACAAGCTGCAGCAGTTCAAGGATGCCCGCAAAACCTACGAGAAAGGCTTTGCCGAGCTCATTGAGCAGGGCATTGCCGCCGGCGAGTTCCAGCCCGTCAACGTGTCGGTAGCCTTGTTCACGATTCTGTCGGCCGTGCGCTGGGTGGAGCTCTGGTACCGCCCCGGCCGCGGCATCACGGCCGAGGAACTCGAAGAAAACATCATGACCATCCTGCTCAATGGATTGGCGAAGTAA